A single window of Vigna unguiculata cultivar IT97K-499-35 chromosome 1, ASM411807v1, whole genome shotgun sequence DNA harbors:
- the LOC114185624 gene encoding probable glutathione S-transferase, whose amino-acid sequence MADEVVLLSFWPSPYGARVRIALAEKGINYEYKEEDLKNKSSLLLQMNPVHKKVPVLIHKGKPICESLIAVQYIDEVWNHTNPLLPSDPYQRAQARFWADYVDTKISELGKAARSKGEERKAGFKGLIEFLKLMEKELGEKSFFGGENLGFVDIALVTFYPWFKAYDTFVPLKIDDECPKYIAWAKRCLQKESVVNSLPDQHMVHEITKKNLGIE is encoded by the exons ATGGCAGATGAGGTGGTTCTGCTAAGTTTCTGGCCAAGCCCATATGGGGCGAGGGTGAGAATTGCACTTGCTGAAAAGGGTATAAACTATGAGTACAAAGAAGAGGACTTGAAGAACAAGAGTTCTTTACTCCTACAAATGAACCCGGTTCACAAGAAAGTCCCGGTTCTTATCCACAAGGGCAAGCCCATTTGTGAATCTCTAATCGCTGTTCAGTACATTGACGAGGTTTGGAATCACACAAATCCCTTGTTGCCTTCTGATCCTTACCAAAGAGCACAGGCCAGATTCTGGGCTGATTATGTTGACACCAAG ATCTCCGAGTTGGGAAAGGCGGCGAGatcaaaaggagaagaaagaaaagctGGCTTTAAGGGATTAATAGAATTTCTTAAATTAATGGAGAAAGAGTTGGGAGAGAAGAGCTTTTTTGGAGGAGAGAATCTTGGTTTTGTGGACATAGCACTTGTCACATTCTACCCTTGGTTCAAAGCCTATGACACTTTTGTCCCCCTAAAGATAGATGATGAGTGCCCCAAGTATATTGCGTGGGCAAAGAGGTGTCTCCAAAAAGAAAGTGTTGTCAATTCTCTTCCTGATCAACACATGGTCCATGAAATCACAAAAAAGAACCTAGGCATTGAGTAG